A single region of the Buchnera aphidicola (Nipponaphis monzeni) genome encodes:
- the flhA gene encoding flagellar biosynthesis protein FlhA, which produces MFFKFLSVFTQMYKAYCIKWNMLVSPILLLILLSMMIFPLPGFVLDVFFTFNIVLSIIVLLVAMFTKNTLDFISFPIAILFSTLLRLSLNIGSTRTILLQGHTGSYAAGNVVKAFGHFLVGNNFSVGIVVFIILIVINFLVITKGAGRIAEVGARFALDGMPGKQMSIDADFNAGLISEKEAKKRRLEVYQESEFYGAMDGASKFIRGDAIAGIIVMVINITGGLIVGIVQHHMSFIEATKDYTLLTIGDGLVAQIPSLLISIAAGIIVTRINTEQNITEQLITQVFCNPIAIFFTGCLLGIMGLIPGMPKIIFFLFAIVLFILSWFTYGKVINNVNASSITQNFNVIKNENLLEVSWKDVQLEDCVRIELSNELLPLIDINKKNNLLIKIRSIRKKFAQEVGFVPPVVHVKNNFMLPSSKYRILIKGVECTSWIVNLNYWLAINVNKVLDKLPGEEIIEPTFGIQSYWIKKDLKNKAEKMGFMVVDNVSVISTHFNKIMYQNMGELFGYYETQKLLDKINAELPKFVEELVPNLISLSVLNKVLKNLLYEQVFIKDIKTILETILEHVSTNKNPDYLTSVVRIALGKIIVQNIFKDRIKINAIGLDLSLENILLQSFEGNQEIIEPGLLNNLIIQTKNVINQQILSNNPIVLIVNHKLRMFLSKLLRPCFNELVVLSNAEIPNDKKIHIVNILGKQHN; this is translated from the coding sequence ATGTTTTTTAAATTTTTATCTGTATTTACTCAGATGTACAAAGCATATTGTATCAAATGGAACATGTTGGTTTCTCCAATATTACTTTTAATATTGTTATCAATGATGATATTTCCATTGCCAGGATTTGTCTTAGATGTATTTTTTACTTTTAATATAGTATTATCAATTATTGTTTTGTTAGTAGCTATGTTTACAAAAAATACTTTAGATTTTATATCATTTCCTATCGCAATATTGTTTAGTACATTGTTACGATTGTCTTTGAATATAGGTTCTACTCGTACTATTTTATTACAAGGGCATACAGGATCATATGCAGCCGGTAATGTTGTAAAAGCATTTGGACATTTTTTAGTTGGTAATAATTTTTCTGTGGGAATAGTAGTATTTATTATATTAATAGTGATCAATTTTTTAGTCATTACTAAAGGAGCTGGAAGAATAGCTGAAGTTGGAGCTAGATTTGCTTTAGATGGTATGCCAGGGAAACAAATGTCTATTGATGCTGATTTTAATGCTGGGTTAATTAGTGAAAAAGAGGCAAAAAAACGTAGATTAGAAGTATATCAAGAATCTGAGTTCTACGGTGCAATGGATGGTGCTAGTAAATTTATAAGAGGTGATGCAATAGCTGGTATTATAGTGATGGTAATAAATATTACAGGGGGATTAATAGTTGGAATAGTGCAACATCATATGTCTTTTATTGAGGCAACTAAAGATTATACATTATTAACAATAGGTGATGGTTTAGTAGCTCAAATACCTTCTTTGTTAATATCTATAGCTGCAGGAATTATTGTAACTCGAATTAATACTGAACAAAATATAACTGAACAATTGATTACTCAAGTTTTTTGTAATCCAATTGCTATATTTTTTACTGGTTGTTTATTAGGGATAATGGGATTAATACCTGGAATGCCTAAAATAATATTTTTTTTGTTTGCAATAGTATTATTCATACTAAGTTGGTTTACATATGGAAAAGTAATAAACAATGTGAATGCTTCTTCAATAACTCAAAATTTTAATGTAATTAAAAATGAAAATTTGTTAGAAGTATCTTGGAAAGATGTGCAACTAGAAGATTGTGTACGAATTGAATTAAGTAATGAATTATTACCATTGATTGATATAAATAAAAAGAATAACTTATTAATAAAAATTCGAAGTATTAGAAAAAAATTTGCTCAAGAAGTAGGATTTGTACCTCCAGTTGTGCATGTTAAAAATAATTTTATGTTACCTTCTTCGAAATATCGTATTTTAATTAAAGGAGTAGAATGTACTTCATGGATCGTTAATTTAAATTATTGGTTGGCTATCAATGTCAATAAAGTATTGGATAAATTACCTGGAGAAGAAATTATTGAACCAACTTTCGGTATTCAATCTTATTGGATAAAGAAAGATTTAAAAAATAAAGCTGAAAAAATGGGGTTTATGGTAGTAGATAATGTATCTGTAATTTCAACTCATTTTAATAAAATTATGTATCAAAATATGGGAGAGTTATTTGGATATTATGAAACTCAAAAATTGTTAGATAAAATTAATGCAGAATTACCTAAATTTGTAGAAGAATTAGTACCTAATTTAATTAGTTTGAGTGTTTTAAACAAAGTATTAAAAAATTTGTTATATGAACAAGTATTTATTAAAGATATAAAAACTATTTTAGAAACTATTTTAGAACATGTATCAACAAACAAAAATCCAGATTATCTGACCAGTGTTGTTAGAATTGCATTAGGGAAAATTATTGTACAAAATATTTTTAAAGATCGTATAAAAATTAATGCCATAGGTTTAGATCTGAGTTTAGAAAATATATTACTTCAATCGTTTGAAGGGAATCAAGAAATTATTGAACCAGGGTTATTAAATAATTTAATAATACAAACTAAAAATGTTATTAATCAACAAATTTTAAGTAATAATCCTATTGTGTTAATTGTTAATCATAAATTAAGAATGTTTTTATCTAAGTTATTAAGGCCTTGTTTTAATGAATTAGTTGTATTATCTAATGCAGAAATTCCTAATGATAAAAAAATTCATATAGTGAATATACTAGGCAAACAACATAATTAA
- the argS gene encoding arginine--tRNA ligase, with translation MNIKSIITQAIQQSLLLHNIKTNINISVQISPKHYSWDYQCSNIIQISTIEKINPYTFAKKIVSTINLHYMCSKIEASTKGFINFFISNQWIENTFKEILYSPKIGVNTQKQQTIVVDYSSPNIAKEMHVGHLRSTIIGDSIVKHLEFLGHRVIRANHIGDWGTQFGMLIAFFEETYKKNPNDFKLTDFNNFYQKAKKKFSIDLNFANKSRKYVLKLQTGNKHCTTIWKKIVNITIKKNQKIYEALKVSLKTQHIIGESFYHNMLAVIVKDLLEKKIAVVINKSVIVFLNQFKNRQGAPMGVVIQKSDGAYLYSTIDIACLKYRYQQLHADRILYYTDSRQKQHLEQVIIIAKKAGYIPLDFKLEHHIFGMVLSKNKRPFKTRDGKTIRLNLLIHESKKRAKKIILEKNPKITKNELKKLSEIIGIGAMKYADLSKNRVTNYIFDWDSMLKFEGNTAPYIQYAYVRIISIFKKIKKISLSSKLTFTITNDYERKLAIKILQFEEIIIQVIKDGTPHIMCTYLYELSVLFSKLYTSYSILSSKDDKALQSKLKLLFLISKILKKGLLMLGIKVINQM, from the coding sequence TTGAATATTAAATCTATAATCACTCAAGCAATACAACAATCACTGTTGTTACATAATATTAAAACTAATATAAACATATCAGTACAAATTTCACCTAAACATTACTCTTGGGACTATCAATGTAGTAATATTATTCAAATCTCTACAATAGAAAAAATAAACCCTTATACATTTGCAAAAAAAATTGTTTCAACAATAAATTTACACTATATGTGCTCTAAAATAGAAGCTTCTACGAAAGGTTTTATCAATTTCTTTATAAGTAATCAATGGATCGAAAACACATTCAAGGAAATTCTCTATTCTCCTAAAATAGGAGTCAATACTCAAAAGCAACAAACAATTGTTGTAGATTATTCTTCTCCAAATATTGCAAAAGAAATGCATGTTGGACATTTAAGATCTACTATTATAGGCGATTCTATAGTAAAACATTTAGAATTTTTAGGTCATAGAGTTATCAGAGCAAACCATATTGGAGATTGGGGTACTCAATTTGGTATGTTAATAGCTTTTTTTGAAGAAACATATAAAAAAAACCCAAATGATTTTAAATTAACAGATTTTAACAATTTTTATCAAAAAGCTAAAAAAAAATTTAGTATAGATTTAAATTTTGCAAATAAATCTAGAAAATATGTGCTTAAATTACAAACAGGAAACAAACATTGTACTACTATTTGGAAAAAAATAGTTAATATTACAATTAAAAAAAATCAAAAAATATATGAAGCTTTAAAAGTTAGTTTAAAAACACAACATATTATCGGTGAAAGTTTTTACCATAATATGTTAGCTGTTATTGTAAAAGATTTATTAGAAAAAAAAATAGCAGTTGTAATAAATAAATCTGTAATTGTATTTTTGAATCAATTTAAAAACAGACAAGGAGCTCCAATGGGTGTAGTTATTCAAAAAAGTGATGGAGCTTATTTATATTCTACAATAGATATCGCTTGTTTAAAATATCGATACCAGCAATTACACGCTGATCGAATTTTATATTATACTGACAGTAGACAAAAACAACATTTAGAACAAGTTATTATAATAGCTAAAAAAGCTGGTTATATACCTCTTGATTTTAAATTAGAACATCATATTTTCGGAATGGTGCTATCAAAAAATAAACGTCCATTCAAAACTAGAGACGGTAAAACAATACGCCTGAATTTATTAATTCACGAATCTAAAAAACGAGCAAAAAAAATTATTTTAGAAAAAAATCCCAAGATTACTAAGAATGAATTAAAAAAATTATCTGAAATAATAGGTATTGGAGCTATGAAATATGCAGATTTGTCAAAAAATCGTGTTACAAACTATATATTTGATTGGGATTCAATGCTAAAATTTGAAGGAAATACTGCTCCATATATACAATATGCTTATGTTCGAATAATATCTATTTTCAAAAAAATAAAAAAAATTTCTCTTTCTTCTAAATTAACTTTCACTATAACCAATGATTATGAAAGAAAACTAGCTATCAAAATTCTTCAATTTGAAGAAATCATTATACAAGTAATAAAAGATGGAACACCTCATATTATGTGTACTTATTTATACGAATTATCCGTATTATTTTCTAAACTATATACATCATATTCAATCTTGTCATCTAAAGATGATAAAGCATTGCAAAGTAAATTAAAATTATTATTTTTAATATCTAAAATATTAAAAAAAGGATTATTAATGCTAGGTATTAAAGTAATTAATCAGATGTAA
- the gloB gene encoding hydroxyacylglutathione hydrolase, producing MVISIPILKDNYSWIIHNNKNCIIIDPGESNSILSYIKGNYIPIAILITHKHNDHTQGIKNIVINYPKIKVYSPLEFNNQFVTNIVHDSEEIYLLNRTILVINTSGHTKYHVSYYMKPYLFCGDTLFSAGCGKIYKNLYFEMYHSLKKISSFPENTFMCCGHEYTYNNLLFAINQFPMDKKIAKFLKHIKLIKKNNKHIPILSLREEKKINIFLRTHEIHMQKYKKFDYNRYYPWQFFKHLRKIKNNFKQ from the coding sequence ATGGTAATTTCTATTCCTATACTAAAAGATAACTATTCTTGGATTATACATAATAATAAAAATTGTATTATAATTGATCCAGGAGAATCTAATTCTATTTTATCTTATATAAAAGGAAATTATATTCCGATAGCAATTTTAATCACTCATAAACATAATGACCATACACAAGGTATTAAAAATATAGTTATTAATTATCCTAAAATAAAAGTTTACAGTCCATTAGAATTCAATAATCAATTCGTAACAAACATTGTACACGATAGTGAAGAAATTTACTTATTAAATCGTACCATTTTAGTAATAAATACTTCAGGACACACTAAATATCACGTTTCTTATTATATGAAACCTTATTTATTTTGTGGCGATACTTTGTTTTCTGCAGGATGTGGTAAAATATACAAAAACTTATATTTTGAAATGTATCATTCGCTCAAAAAAATTTCATCTTTTCCTGAAAACACTTTCATGTGTTGCGGTCACGAATACACTTATAATAATTTATTGTTTGCTATAAATCAATTTCCTATGGACAAAAAAATAGCTAAATTTTTAAAACATATTAAATTAATAAAAAAAAATAATAAACATATTCCTATATTATCATTACGTGAAGAAAAAAAGATTAATATTTTTTTAAGAACACATGAAATACATATGCAAAAATATAAAAAATTTGATTATAATAGATATTATCCTTGGCAATTTTTTAAACATTTAAGAAAAATTAAAAATAATTTTAAACAATAA
- the rnhA gene encoding ribonuclease HI codes for MLKTVKIFVDGSCLGNPGPGGYSAILRYKSIEKTISAGYRFTTNNRMELMGPIVALESLTENCIVQLTTDSQYVRLGITCWIRRWINKKWKTKNKTKVKNLDLWHRLSLVLKNHKTYWIWTKGHNLHKENILCDYLAKTAAKLPKLEDLGYIK; via the coding sequence ATGTTAAAAACAGTAAAAATATTTGTAGATGGTTCTTGTCTAGGTAACCCAGGACCTGGTGGTTATAGTGCAATTTTACGTTATAAATCTATTGAAAAAACTATTAGTGCAGGATATCGATTTACAACTAATAATAGAATGGAACTTATGGGACCTATTGTTGCTTTAGAATCTCTTACTGAAAATTGCATAGTACAATTAACTACAGATAGTCAATATGTACGTTTAGGAATAACTTGTTGGATCCGAAGATGGATAAATAAAAAATGGAAAACAAAAAATAAAACTAAAGTAAAAAATTTAGATTTATGGCATCGATTATCTTTAGTTTTAAAAAATCATAAAACTTATTGGATTTGGACTAAAGGACATAATTTACATAAAGAAAATATTTTATGCGATTATTTAGCTAAAACAGCAGCAAAACTACCAAAATTAGAAGATTTAGGTTATATTAAATAA
- the dnaQ gene encoding DNA polymerase III subunit epsilon, whose product MQNYFKRQIVLDTETTGLNITNNINTTHRIIEIGAVEIINREITKNFFHVYINPGRPIDKGAFKIHNISDNFLLNKPKFLEIVHSFINYVNKSELIIHNASFDIRFINNELNIVKFPVLAIEKYCHIIDTLSIARKLYPGKKNTLDKLCKRLDIKNCERKLHNAILDAKLLAKVYLRMTRTQDKLVFSNKVDYLSKKINFVNNIKKLNKTLLLANTKELSAHEQYLDLMYRNNKKCIWKKLK is encoded by the coding sequence ATGCAAAATTATTTTAAAAGACAAATTGTTTTAGATACTGAAACTACGGGTTTAAATATAACAAATAATATTAACACTACTCATAGAATTATCGAAATAGGAGCCGTAGAAATTATTAATCGAGAAATTACTAAAAATTTTTTTCATGTGTATATTAATCCTGGTCGACCTATTGATAAAGGGGCTTTTAAAATACATAACATATCTGATAATTTTTTGTTAAATAAACCTAAATTTTTAGAAATAGTTCATAGTTTTATTAATTATGTTAACAAATCTGAATTAATTATACATAATGCTTCTTTTGATATTCGGTTTATAAATAATGAATTAAATATTGTAAAGTTTCCTGTTTTAGCAATAGAAAAATATTGTCATATTATAGATACATTAAGTATAGCTAGAAAATTGTATCCTGGAAAAAAGAATACATTAGATAAATTATGTAAGAGGTTAGATATTAAAAATTGTGAAAGAAAGTTACATAATGCAATATTAGATGCTAAATTATTAGCTAAAGTATACTTGAGAATGACTAGGACACAAGATAAATTGGTTTTTAGTAATAAAGTTGACTATTTATCTAAAAAAATAAATTTTGTGAATAATATTAAAAAATTGAATAAAACTTTATTATTAGCTAATACTAAAGAATTATCTGCGCATGAACAATATTTAGATTTAATGTATAGAAATAATAAAAAATGTATTTGGAAAAAATTAAAATAA
- the grpE gene encoding nucleotide exchange factor GrpE, which yields MNDQNQKLENNNLKCSLEKDVVKKDDYIINDPIVNEKIVLLKQELAKVNNDLLQQEIKSKKEIDILNYRIKKNINNHILYSLEECIKEILPTIDNLERSLEIIKTLKDDVKNLLVNMQLILESFNNLLLVYKVKIINKLHVPFDPKIHQAMSIDYSKNFQSNYVVNILQKGYLLHDRLLRPAMVIVSQ from the coding sequence ATGAACGATCAAAATCAAAAATTAGAAAATAATAATCTAAAGTGTTCATTAGAAAAAGATGTTGTTAAAAAAGACGATTATATTATTAATGATCCAATAGTTAATGAAAAAATTGTACTTTTAAAACAAGAATTAGCTAAAGTAAATAATGATTTATTACAACAAGAAATAAAATCAAAAAAAGAAATAGATATACTAAATTATAGAATTAAAAAAAATATAAATAATCATATACTTTATTCATTAGAAGAGTGTATTAAAGAAATATTACCAACTATTGATAATTTGGAACGGTCATTAGAAATTATAAAAACATTAAAAGACGATGTAAAAAATTTACTCGTAAATATGCAATTAATATTAGAGAGTTTTAATAATTTGTTACTTGTTTATAAAGTGAAAATTATTAATAAACTACATGTACCATTTGATCCTAAAATACATCAAGCGATGTCTATTGATTATTCTAAAAATTTTCAATCCAATTATGTTGTTAACATTTTACAAAAAGGATATTTACTTCATGATCGGTTATTACGTCCTGCTATGGTAATTGTTTCTCAATAG
- the smpB gene encoding SsrA-binding protein SmpB, producing MKKFKNSSHNVREIIVNKKVFYDFFIKKIFECGIELKGWEVKSIRQKKINIVGSYIIFYANNIYLFGSTIFPISTITDSGICETKRNRKLLLHRKEIVFLYNESKQNRYTIVPISLIWKSNWCKLKIGLAKGKNKKDKRDKEKCANWKKEQSHIFKKIKLTC from the coding sequence ATGAAAAAATTTAAGAATTCATCACATAATGTGCGAGAAATTATTGTTAATAAAAAAGTTTTTTATGATTTTTTTATTAAAAAAATTTTTGAATGTGGAATAGAATTGAAAGGTTGGGAAGTTAAATCTATTAGACAAAAAAAAATAAATATAGTAGGTAGTTATATAATTTTTTATGCAAATAATATTTATTTGTTTGGATCAACAATATTTCCTATTAGTACAATTACAGATAGTGGTATTTGTGAAACTAAAAGAAATAGAAAATTGTTGTTGCATAGAAAAGAAATTGTATTTTTGTATAATGAATCAAAACAAAATAGATATACTATTGTACCTATATCTTTAATTTGGAAAAGTAACTGGTGTAAATTGAAAATAGGTTTGGCTAAAGGCAAAAATAAGAAAGACAAAAGAGATAAAGAAAAATGTGCTAATTGGAAAAAAGAACAATCCCATATATTTAAAAAAATAAAATTAACATGTTGA
- the tadA gene encoding tRNA adenosine(34) deaminase TadA, translating into MNKKKDIYWIKNALYLAKHAESKGEVPVGAVLVLNDKKISEGWNCSILSKDPTAHAEIIALRKGAQILNNYRLVNTTLYVTLEPCLMCLGAILNSRIKKLVYGACDNTNNKKNFWKILLRKNVIEVTNNILHNKCSYLIKNFFKKKDY; encoded by the coding sequence ATGAATAAAAAAAAAGATATATATTGGATAAAAAATGCATTATATCTAGCTAAGCATGCAGAATCTAAAGGTGAAGTACCTGTAGGAGCTGTTCTAGTATTAAATGACAAAAAAATATCTGAAGGATGGAATTGTTCTATTTTGAGTAAAGATCCAACGGCACATGCAGAAATAATAGCATTAAGAAAAGGTGCTCAAATTTTAAATAATTACAGATTAGTTAACACAACTTTGTATGTTACATTAGAGCCTTGTTTAATGTGTTTAGGAGCAATATTAAACAGTAGAATAAAAAAATTAGTTTATGGTGCTTGTGACAATACAAATAATAAAAAAAATTTTTGGAAGATACTATTAAGAAAAAATGTAATAGAAGTTACTAATAATATTTTACATAATAAATGTTCTTATCTAATAAAAAATTTTTTTAAAAAAAAAGATTATTAA
- the acpS gene encoding holo-ACP synthase — MTIIGIGIDIVEIKRIKIMMHHYPHQLPKKILSANEYMMYVHHHNKCNFLAKVFAIKESASKALGTGISQGISFYHFETYNNNLGAPKLKLLKNALKISKKLHIRKNHVSVTNEKKYLCAITIFEN; from the coding sequence ATGACTATCATTGGCATAGGTATTGACATTGTTGAGATTAAAAGAATAAAAATAATGATGCATCATTATCCTCACCAATTACCTAAAAAAATATTATCAGCTAATGAATATATGATGTATGTTCATCATCATAATAAATGTAATTTTTTAGCTAAAGTATTTGCAATTAAAGAATCAGCTTCTAAAGCTTTAGGAACAGGAATATCTCAAGGAATATCTTTTTATCATTTTGAAACTTATAACAATAATTTAGGAGCACCTAAATTAAAGTTATTAAAAAACGCCTTAAAAATTTCTAAAAAACTTCATATAAGGAAAAATCATGTCAGTGTAACTAATGAAAAAAAATATTTATGTGCAATAACTATTTTTGAAAATTAA
- the era gene encoding GTPase Era: MLYKTYCGTIVIVGKTNVGKSTLFNQLINKKISIISKKRNTTQNYIFGVHTKKIYQTIYFDTPGIDLINKFNLNKLKKIIYESDITIFIVENISWDQNDENTLNTIKNSSIPTLLIINKIDKLKNKMLLLPHINFLKKKFNFLEILPMSGKNKKNIDILIKIIYSLLPDRPHQYLKSYITNCSTNFVVSEFIREQYMIYFNKELPYTITIQINSISINTKKEYIIKALILVKKNRHKSILIGKTGNKIKKCSIMAKKNISCFFQRKVHLFIWIK, encoded by the coding sequence ATGCTATATAAAACCTATTGTGGAACAATAGTAATTGTTGGGAAAACAAACGTTGGTAAATCTACATTATTCAATCAATTAATAAATAAAAAAATTTCTATTATTTCCAAAAAACGTAACACTACTCAAAATTATATTTTTGGTGTACATACAAAAAAAATATATCAAACAATATATTTTGATACTCCAGGAATTGATCTTATAAACAAATTCAATTTAAACAAATTAAAAAAGATTATTTATGAATCTGATATTACTATTTTTATAGTAGAAAACATTTCATGGGATCAAAACGATGAAAATACATTAAACACTATTAAAAATAGTAGTATACCAACTTTATTAATTATTAATAAAATAGATAAACTGAAAAATAAGATGCTATTATTACCTCATATAAATTTTTTGAAAAAAAAATTTAATTTTTTAGAAATACTTCCTATGTCCGGAAAAAATAAAAAAAATATTGATATTTTAATCAAAATTATTTATTCATTACTACCTGATCGGCCACATCAATATCTTAAATCTTATATTACTAATTGTTCTACAAATTTTGTAGTATCAGAATTTATTAGAGAACAATACATGATTTATTTCAACAAAGAATTACCTTATACTATAACAATTCAAATTAATTCTATTTCTATAAATACGAAAAAAGAATATATTATTAAAGCATTAATTTTAGTTAAAAAAAATAGACATAAATCAATATTAATTGGTAAAACAGGAAATAAAATAAAAAAATGTAGTATAATGGCTAAGAAAAATATATCATGTTTTTTTCAACGAAAGGTACATCTTTTTATTTGGATAAAATGA